One Scyliorhinus canicula chromosome 14, sScyCan1.1, whole genome shotgun sequence genomic region harbors:
- the LOC119977889 gene encoding BTB/POZ domain-containing protein KCTD14-like: MSLRIRKLPSTRQTCGSLQKSSEVLNLNVGGEIYATTLSTLRKYPGSRLAEMCCPHAKVTTDSKGRLFIDREGTYFKYVLEFLRSERPPTQFVQEVYREALFYNIEPLVELLKNSPEMYGELIARQQFLAEVPNYWENIEVVMHLARADSVAARQSRVIVCVVKNKEDERKYLEAVNDPDSCKDPVVKFGPWKPSPTVSDLLYCIKLDVENRGHKVSYQPYKAGKGLLKCCHSLYELVFTWW, translated from the coding sequence TCTTCAGAAGTCCTGAATCTTAATGTTGGGGGCGAGATCTATGCCACAACACTGAGCACGCTGAGGAAATACCCTGGATCCAGGCTAGCCGAGATGTGCTGCCCTCATGCTAAAGTAACTACAGACTCCAAAGGGAGACTCTTCATTGACAGGGAAGGGACCTACTTCAAATACGTCCTGGAATTTCTTCGGAGTGAACGGCCGCCCACCCAGTTCGTACAGGAGGTTTACCGGGAGGCGCTGTTCTACAACATTGAACCCCTGGTGGAGCTGCTAAAGAACTCGCCTGAAATGTACGGCGAGCTCATCGCAAGGCAGCAGTTCCTAGCAGAGGTGCCGAATTACTGGGAGAACATAGAAGTGGTTATGCACCTAGCCAGGGCAGACAGCGTGGCGGCCCGCCAATCTAGGGTGATAGTTTGTGTCGTCAAAAACAAAGAGGATGAGAGGAAGTATCTGGAGGCAGTCAATGACCCGGACTCCTGCAAGGACCCAGTCGTGAAATTCGGCCCTTGGAAACCTTCTCCAACAGTCTCTGACTTACTGTACTGCATCAAACTGGATGTAGAAAACAGAGGCCATAAAGTCTCTTACCAACCCTACAAGGCGGGAAAAGGCCTTTTAAAATGCTGTCATTCACTCTATGAGCTTGTCTTCACTTGGTGGTAA